In Leptodesmis sichuanensis A121, the following are encoded in one genomic region:
- a CDS encoding YqiA/YcfP family alpha/beta fold hydrolase translates to MSQFIYLHGFASSPESTKAKDLRDRFAQLHISLTIPDLNQNDFTHLTLTRQLQQVESDFPPAPEPVTLIGSSFGGLTAAWLGQTQPQVERLVLLAPAFGFLSHWLSQLGEQQVQQWQREGFLPVYHYGQERMLPISYQFAEDAAQYRESEIVRPVPTLIIHGKRDEVIPIESSIEFASDRPWVTLVQMDSDHALIDVLDESWQLIREFCQLS, encoded by the coding sequence ATGTCGCAGTTTATCTATCTTCACGGTTTCGCCTCCAGCCCCGAATCAACCAAGGCCAAGGACTTGCGCGATCGCTTTGCCCAACTCCACATTTCCCTCACCATCCCCGATTTGAACCAGAACGATTTCACCCACCTCACCCTCACCCGTCAGTTACAGCAAGTCGAATCTGACTTTCCCCCAGCCCCGGAACCCGTTACACTGATTGGTTCCAGCTTTGGCGGACTGACTGCCGCCTGGTTAGGCCAGACCCAGCCTCAAGTAGAACGGCTGGTGTTACTAGCTCCTGCCTTTGGCTTTTTGTCTCACTGGTTGTCTCAGTTAGGGGAACAACAGGTGCAGCAATGGCAACGGGAAGGCTTTTTACCCGTCTATCACTATGGGCAGGAACGAATGTTGCCGATCAGCTACCAGTTTGCTGAAGATGCCGCCCAATACCGGGAATCCGAAATTGTGCGTCCGGTACCGACATTGATCATTCACGGGAAGCGAGATGAGGTGATTCCTATCGAATCCAGCATTGAGTTTGCCAGCGATCGGCCCTGGGTGACACTGGTACAGATGGACAGCGACCATGCATTGATCGATGTGCTGGATGAAAGTTGGCAACTGATCCGTGAATTTTGTCAATTGTCCTGA